A single region of the Nocardioides ochotonae genome encodes:
- the rph gene encoding ribonuclease PH, producing the protein MTRADGRADDELRPITITRNWLDHAAGSVLVEFGRTKVLCAASASEGVPRWRKGSGLGWVTAEYAMLPASTNTRSDRESVKGRIGGRTHEISRLIGRSLRAVIDYRALGENTIQLDCDVLQADGGTRTAAITGAYVALADAVAHLRSTGAIKGEPLTGSVAAVSVGIIDGVPRLDLPYEEDVRAETDMNIVMTGTGSFIEVQGTAEAAPFDRAELDALLALGEKGCADLTRMQAEALAR; encoded by the coding sequence ATGACACGTGCCGACGGTCGCGCCGACGACGAGCTCCGCCCCATCACCATCACCCGCAACTGGCTGGACCACGCCGCCGGCTCCGTCCTCGTGGAGTTCGGCCGCACCAAGGTGCTCTGCGCCGCCTCCGCCTCCGAGGGCGTGCCGCGCTGGCGCAAGGGCTCCGGCCTCGGCTGGGTGACCGCCGAGTACGCCATGCTCCCGGCCTCCACCAACACCCGCTCGGACCGCGAGTCGGTCAAGGGCCGCATCGGCGGGCGCACCCACGAGATCAGCCGCCTGATCGGCCGCTCGCTGCGCGCGGTCATCGACTACCGGGCCCTCGGCGAGAACACCATCCAGCTCGACTGCGACGTGCTCCAGGCCGACGGCGGCACCCGCACCGCCGCGATCACCGGCGCCTACGTCGCCCTCGCCGACGCCGTGGCGCACCTGCGCTCCACCGGCGCGATCAAGGGCGAGCCGCTGACCGGCTCGGTCGCCGCCGTCAGCGTCGGGATCATCGACGGCGTGCCGCGCCTCGACCTGCCCTACGAGGAGGACGTGCGCGCCGAGACCGACATGAACATCGTGATGACCGGCACCGGCTCCTTCATCGAGGTGCAGGGCACCGCCGAGGCCGCGCCGTTCGACCGCGCCGAGCTCGACGCGCTCCTCGCCCTGGGCGAGAAGGGCTGCGCCGACCTGACCCGCATGCAGGCGGAGGCGCTGGCCCGATGA
- the rdgB gene encoding RdgB/HAM1 family non-canonical purine NTP pyrophosphatase has translation MSTPRVFLASRNAKKLAEMERILLEHVPGAVVVGLDDVPAYDEPVEDQPTFAGNALLKARAGFEVTGLPSVADDSGLCVDALNGMPGVLSARWSGPPKSDARNNELLLAQLADVPDERRTAHFACAVAVVHAGGELVVEGRMDGRVVHEARGGGGFGYDVIFEADDRPGLTTAELDRADKDAISHRGRALRELAPRLAELLTGSD, from the coding sequence ATGAGCACGCCCCGCGTCTTCCTGGCCTCGCGCAACGCCAAGAAGCTGGCGGAGATGGAGCGGATCCTGCTCGAGCACGTGCCCGGTGCCGTGGTCGTGGGTCTCGACGACGTGCCGGCGTACGACGAGCCGGTCGAGGACCAGCCGACCTTCGCCGGCAACGCGCTGCTCAAGGCCCGCGCCGGATTCGAGGTCACCGGCCTGCCGTCGGTCGCCGACGACAGCGGGCTGTGCGTCGACGCGCTCAACGGCATGCCCGGCGTGCTGTCCGCGCGCTGGAGCGGCCCGCCCAAGTCGGATGCCCGCAACAACGAGCTGCTGCTCGCCCAGCTGGCCGACGTACCCGACGAGCGGCGTACGGCGCACTTCGCGTGCGCGGTCGCGGTCGTGCACGCCGGGGGCGAGCTGGTCGTCGAGGGCCGGATGGACGGGCGGGTGGTCCACGAGGCGCGGGGCGGCGGCGGCTTCGGCTACGACGTGATCTTCGAGGCCGACGACCGGCCCGGCCTGACCACCGCCGAGCTGGACCGCGCCGACAAGGACGCGATCTCCCACCGCGGCCGCGCGCTGCGCGAGCTGGCCCCGCGGCTGGCCGAGCTGCTCACCGGCAGCGACTGA
- a CDS encoding 1-acyl-sn-glycerol-3-phosphate acyltransferase encodes MNRHFLLRRTLARVLLRLARWRTVGTVPERGVLVGAPHTSNWDWVLTILLAWENSVNIHLLVKKELFVGPLGWLLKATGAVKLDRSDPGATVRALIAQARASEEPFLLGIAAEGTRSRGEYWKSGFYRIAQQTGLPVTLAFVDAPSRRVGWGPTFHPSGDVRADMDRVREFYADVRGIRPDQATPPRLREEDRAARED; translated from the coding sequence GTGAACCGCCACTTCCTCCTCCGTCGCACCCTCGCCCGCGTGCTGCTGCGCCTGGCCCGCTGGCGCACGGTCGGCACCGTTCCCGAGCGCGGCGTGCTGGTGGGTGCGCCGCACACCTCCAACTGGGACTGGGTGCTGACCATCCTCCTGGCCTGGGAGAACAGCGTGAACATCCACCTGCTGGTCAAGAAGGAGCTCTTCGTCGGCCCGCTCGGCTGGCTGCTGAAGGCGACCGGCGCGGTGAAGCTGGACCGCTCCGACCCCGGCGCGACGGTCCGAGCGCTGATCGCGCAGGCCCGCGCCTCCGAGGAGCCGTTCCTGCTCGGCATCGCCGCGGAGGGCACCCGCAGCCGCGGGGAGTACTGGAAGTCCGGCTTCTACCGGATCGCCCAGCAGACCGGCCTCCCGGTCACCCTGGCCTTCGTCGACGCACCGAGCCGCCGGGTCGGCTGGGGTCCGACGTTCCACCCCAGCGGTGACGTGCGTGCCGACATGGACCGGGTTCGGGAGTTCTACGCCGACGTCCGCGGGATCCGGCCGGACCAGGCCACCCCGCCGCGCCTGCGCGAGGAGGACCGGGCCGCGCGCGAGGACTGA
- the bcp gene encoding thioredoxin-dependent thiol peroxidase: MSESTRLSPGDTAPEFTLADDTGKQVALSDYLGRKVIVYFYPAAMTPGCTKQACDFTDSLESLRGAGFDVIGISPDKPEKLAKFREKDGLSITLLSDPDKQVMKDYGAFGEKKLYGKVVEGVIRSTIVVDEDGKVFLAQYNVKATGHVAKLKRDLALNEA, translated from the coding sequence GTGAGCGAGAGCACCCGCCTGTCCCCCGGCGACACCGCCCCCGAGTTCACCCTCGCCGACGACACCGGCAAGCAGGTCGCCCTCTCCGACTACCTGGGCCGCAAGGTGATCGTCTACTTCTACCCGGCGGCGATGACGCCCGGGTGCACCAAGCAGGCCTGCGACTTCACCGACTCCCTGGAGTCGCTGCGCGGCGCCGGGTTCGACGTCATCGGCATCTCGCCGGACAAGCCCGAGAAGCTCGCCAAGTTCCGTGAGAAGGACGGCCTGTCCATCACCCTGCTCTCCGACCCGGACAAGCAGGTGATGAAGGACTACGGCGCGTTCGGGGAGAAGAAGCTCTACGGCAAGGTCGTCGAGGGCGTCATCCGCTCCACGATCGTGGTCGACGAGGACGGCAAGGTGTTCCTGGCCCAGTACAACGTCAAGGCCACCGGCCACGTCGCCAAGCTCAAGCGCGACCTGGCCCTCAACGAGGCCTGA
- a CDS encoding energy-coupling factor ABC transporter permease: protein MHVPDGFLDAPTSIATGVVAAGAVALALRRARTELDDRTAPMAGLVAAFVFAAQMINFPVGAGTSGHLMGGALAAVLVGPWTAVLCLAVVLLVQGLFMADGGVSALGTNIVLIGVVTTAVGWLVFRGLRAVLPRRLGVVAPAAAVAALVSVPAAAVVFTALFAVGGTVPVDSADVLAAMVGWHVVIGVGEAVVTGLVVASVVKVRPDLVYGARDLIAARTLEIRKAGSPT, encoded by the coding sequence ATGCATGTGCCCGACGGTTTCCTCGACGCCCCCACCTCGATCGCCACCGGGGTCGTGGCCGCCGGCGCGGTCGCCCTCGCGCTGCGCCGCGCCCGCACCGAGCTCGACGACCGTACGGCGCCGATGGCGGGGCTCGTGGCCGCCTTCGTGTTCGCCGCCCAGATGATCAACTTCCCCGTGGGCGCCGGCACGAGCGGGCACCTGATGGGAGGCGCCCTGGCCGCGGTGCTGGTCGGGCCCTGGACGGCGGTGCTCTGCCTGGCGGTCGTGCTGCTGGTGCAGGGCCTCTTCATGGCCGACGGGGGCGTGAGCGCGCTGGGCACCAACATCGTGCTGATCGGCGTGGTCACGACCGCCGTCGGCTGGCTGGTCTTCCGTGGGCTGCGGGCGGTGCTGCCGCGCCGGCTCGGGGTGGTCGCCCCCGCGGCCGCCGTGGCGGCGCTGGTGTCGGTGCCGGCCGCGGCGGTGGTGTTCACCGCGCTGTTCGCCGTCGGGGGGACCGTCCCGGTCGACTCCGCGGACGTGCTGGCCGCGATGGTCGGCTGGCACGTCGTGATCGGTGTCGGCGAGGCCGTGGTCACCGGTCTGGTCGTCGCCTCGGTGGTGAAGGTCCGCCCCGACCTCGTCTACGGCGCCCGCGACCTGATCGCCGCCCGGACCCTGGAGATCCGCAAGGCGGGGAGTCCCACATGA
- a CDS encoding PDGLE domain-containing protein, whose product MRTRRFYVVALLVALLVAGVASYYASARPDGLEYVAEQTGFLHAAEDSATSDSPFADYQVAGVDDARLSGGLAGVLGVLLVLLIAGGLAWAVRRRGGSARAHDGADLRAPDGEGDEAAEGPVERR is encoded by the coding sequence ATGAGGACCCGCCGCTTCTACGTCGTCGCCCTCCTCGTGGCGCTGCTCGTCGCGGGCGTCGCGAGCTACTACGCCAGCGCCCGCCCCGACGGCCTCGAGTACGTCGCGGAGCAGACCGGCTTCCTGCACGCCGCCGAGGACTCCGCGACCTCCGACAGCCCGTTCGCGGACTACCAGGTGGCCGGAGTCGACGACGCGCGGCTCAGCGGCGGCCTGGCCGGGGTGCTCGGCGTCCTGCTGGTGCTGCTGATCGCCGGCGGCCTGGCCTGGGCGGTGCGCCGGCGCGGGGGCTCCGCGAGGGCGCACGACGGCGCAGACCTCCGCGCCCCCGACGGCGAGGGCGACGAGGCCGCCGAGGGCCCGGTCGAGCGTCGGTGA
- the cbiQ gene encoding cobalt ECF transporter T component CbiQ — protein sequence MSGGHTHLLHHHGHSPVHRAPAHLKLLALLAFVLLVVATPRDLYAVFAGWLVLLLVVIAVARVPLRHLLPRMVVEVPFVVFAVLVPFVATGPRTEVLGLSVSEPGLVAAGGLLMKGTLGVLASLTMAATTEPTEILVGLRRLRMPDLIVQIMGFMIRYLEVVTDDMSRMLTAMRSRGCRPSSPRHWPALAGSLGALFIRSYERGERVHLAMVSRGYTGSLPDLSGAGGASGTSSPRGERP from the coding sequence GTGAGCGGGGGCCACACGCACCTGCTGCACCACCACGGGCACAGCCCGGTCCACCGGGCGCCGGCGCACCTCAAGCTCCTCGCGCTGCTGGCGTTCGTGCTGCTCGTCGTCGCCACGCCCCGCGACCTCTACGCCGTGTTCGCCGGCTGGCTGGTGCTGCTTCTGGTCGTGATCGCCGTGGCGCGGGTGCCGCTGCGTCACCTGCTGCCGCGGATGGTGGTGGAGGTGCCGTTCGTGGTGTTCGCGGTGCTGGTCCCGTTCGTGGCGACCGGTCCGCGCACCGAGGTGCTCGGGCTCAGCGTCTCCGAGCCGGGCCTGGTGGCCGCCGGCGGGCTGCTGATGAAGGGCACCCTCGGCGTACTCGCCTCGCTGACGATGGCCGCGACCACCGAGCCGACCGAGATCCTGGTCGGGCTGCGCCGGCTGCGGATGCCCGACCTGATCGTGCAGATCATGGGCTTCATGATCCGCTACCTCGAGGTCGTCACCGACGACATGTCGCGGATGCTCACCGCGATGCGCTCGCGGGGCTGCCGGCCGAGCTCGCCGCGCCACTGGCCGGCGCTGGCGGGCTCGCTGGGGGCGCTGTTCATCCGCTCCTACGAGCGCGGTGAGCGGGTGCACCTGGCGATGGTGTCGCGGGGCTACACCGGCAGCCTCCCCGACCTGAGCGGCGCCGGGGGCGCGTCGGGCACCTCGAGCCCGCGGGGCGAGCGCCCGTGA
- a CDS encoding energy-coupling factor ABC transporter ATP-binding protein, with amino-acid sequence MTAPVLDVRGLAYAYPDGRQALYGVDLHVHRGERVALLGPNGAGKTTLVLHLNGILTAGAGSVSISGMPVVKKHLGEIRRRVGVVFQDPDDQLFMASVRQDVAFGPANLGVRGAELERRVLAALELVGMAEHADRPPHHLSFGQRRRVALATVLVMEPEILVLDEPSSNLDPASRRELADILRSLDVTVLMVTHDLPYALELCPRSVVLSDGLVVADGPTYDVLLDEELMRANRLELPFGFDPRTTRSAPEGDW; translated from the coding sequence GTGACCGCGCCGGTGCTCGACGTACGCGGGCTGGCCTATGCCTACCCCGATGGTCGCCAGGCGCTGTACGGCGTGGACCTGCACGTCCACCGCGGCGAGCGGGTCGCGCTGCTCGGGCCCAACGGCGCCGGCAAGACCACGCTGGTGCTGCACCTCAACGGCATCCTCACGGCCGGCGCGGGGTCGGTCAGCATCAGCGGGATGCCGGTGGTCAAGAAGCACCTGGGGGAGATCCGCCGCCGCGTGGGGGTGGTCTTCCAGGACCCCGACGACCAGCTGTTCATGGCCAGCGTGCGCCAGGACGTCGCGTTCGGCCCCGCCAACCTGGGCGTGCGCGGTGCCGAGCTCGAGCGCCGGGTGCTCGCCGCGCTGGAGCTGGTGGGGATGGCCGAGCACGCCGACCGCCCGCCGCACCACCTCTCCTTCGGGCAGCGGCGCCGGGTCGCGCTGGCGACGGTCCTGGTGATGGAGCCGGAGATCCTGGTGCTCGACGAGCCGTCCTCGAACCTGGACCCGGCCTCGCGCCGCGAGCTCGCCGACATCCTGCGCTCCCTCGACGTCACCGTCCTGATGGTCACCCACGACCTGCCCTACGCCCTGGAGCTGTGCCCTCGCTCGGTGGTGCTGAGCGACGGGCTCGTGGTGGCCGACGGCCCGACCTACGACGTCCTGCTCGACGAGGAGCTGATGCGGGCGAACCGTCTGGAGCTGCCCTTCGGTTTCGACCCGCGCACCACGCGGTCCGCGCCCGAGGGTGATTGGTAG
- a CDS encoding DUF3618 domain-containing protein, which translates to MSNANDTSALEREIEETRERLAGTIDQLLYRSSPKTIASREVASLKAHFVDPATGEPRTDNILKVVGGVVGAIALIVVIRKAVG; encoded by the coding sequence GTGAGCAACGCCAACGACACCTCGGCCCTCGAGCGCGAGATCGAGGAGACCCGCGAGCGGCTCGCTGGCACCATCGACCAGCTGCTGTACCGCTCGAGCCCGAAGACCATCGCCAGCCGCGAGGTCGCCTCGCTGAAGGCGCACTTCGTGGACCCTGCGACCGGCGAGCCGCGCACCGACAACATCCTCAAGGTCGTCGGCGGCGTCGTCGGCGCGATCGCGCTCATCGTCGTGATCCGCAAGGCTGTCGGCTGA
- a CDS encoding GroES family chaperonin produces the protein MTDKTPIKMLHDRVLVEVDGDAGERRSSGGIVIPATAAMAARRLSWAKVIGTGPSARAVQPGDRVLFDLEDKAEVEVSGEVYVVMRERDIHAVAADRVADQSSGLYL, from the coding sequence GTGACCGACAAGACCCCCATCAAGATGCTCCACGACCGCGTCCTCGTCGAGGTCGACGGGGACGCGGGGGAGCGGCGCTCGTCGGGCGGCATCGTGATCCCCGCGACCGCCGCCATGGCCGCGCGCCGGCTGAGCTGGGCCAAGGTCATCGGCACCGGCCCGTCCGCGCGCGCCGTACAGCCCGGGGACCGGGTGCTCTTCGACCTCGAGGACAAGGCCGAGGTCGAGGTCTCCGGCGAGGTGTACGTCGTCATGCGCGAGCGCGACATCCACGCCGTCGCCGCCGACCGAGTCGCCGACCAGTCCTCCGGCCTCTACCTCTGA
- a CDS encoding MDR family NADP-dependent oxidoreductase, translated as MATLSSRAVTLARVPDGTPSAEDFAVTTLDVPTMAAGQVTLAVDVLSLDPYIRSTLGGRHLGDAPVGPGDVVPGRSLATVTASADDSVPVGTLVLAETGWREIAVLPAAAVTPVPRRAGVPASAALGALGMPGLTAYAAHVRHLKPRVGDTVVISSATGGVGAVAGQLATVAGARAVAIVGTEDKAAIAVDQLGYAAAVIRGRDGWVEELRKACPDGIDAYLHMGDQATLDVVMEQLAVGARVSLCGLMDQYNGGAPTTVRAGAVMTARAEVQGMVVYDHHDLVAEQAARLGALIADGRVLLLEDRYVGLDQAPEAFARLMSGRNQGKVVVQVSPA; from the coding sequence ATGGCCACCCTCTCCTCCCGCGCCGTCACCCTCGCGCGGGTCCCCGACGGCACGCCCAGCGCCGAGGACTTCGCCGTCACGACCCTCGACGTGCCGACGATGGCCGCCGGCCAGGTGACCCTCGCGGTCGACGTCTTGTCCCTCGACCCCTACATCCGCTCCACCCTCGGCGGCCGTCACCTCGGCGACGCCCCGGTGGGCCCCGGCGACGTCGTGCCCGGACGCTCCCTCGCCACCGTCACCGCCTCCGCGGACGACTCGGTGCCGGTCGGCACCCTGGTCCTCGCCGAGACCGGCTGGCGCGAGATCGCCGTGCTCCCGGCCGCCGCGGTGACGCCGGTCCCGCGGCGCGCGGGCGTGCCGGCGAGCGCCGCTCTGGGCGCGCTGGGCATGCCCGGCCTCACGGCGTACGCCGCCCACGTGCGGCACCTCAAGCCGCGTGTCGGCGACACCGTGGTGATCTCCTCGGCCACCGGTGGGGTCGGCGCCGTCGCCGGCCAGCTGGCCACCGTCGCCGGTGCCCGCGCGGTCGCGATCGTCGGCACCGAGGACAAGGCGGCGATCGCCGTCGACCAGCTCGGCTACGCCGCGGCCGTGATCCGTGGCCGCGACGGCTGGGTCGAGGAGCTGCGCAAGGCCTGCCCGGACGGCATCGACGCCTACCTGCACATGGGCGACCAGGCGACCCTCGACGTGGTGATGGAGCAGCTCGCCGTCGGCGCGCGGGTCTCGCTGTGCGGCCTGATGGACCAGTACAACGGCGGCGCCCCGACGACCGTGCGCGCCGGCGCCGTGATGACCGCCCGCGCCGAGGTGCAGGGCATGGTCGTCTACGACCACCACGACCTGGTCGCCGAGCAGGCGGCCCGCCTCGGTGCCCTCATCGCCGACGGACGCGTCCTGCTCCTCGAGGACCGCTACGTCGGCCTCGACCAGGCCCCCGAGGCCTTCGCCCGTCTGATGAGCGGCCGCAACCAGGGCAAGGTCGTCGTCCAGGTCTCCCCCGCCTGA
- a CDS encoding ABC transporter substrate-binding protein, with the protein MFFNRRTPQSAARPTGRLRLGTAAVAVLGLGVLTACGGGSGCSSEAPDSTTIKDLVVDVLAEPDSLDPFYRNTAEAQRYYRLVYSSLLQWNEDGTLAPDLAAELPEVSKDRLTWTVKLREGVTFHDGSALTAADVVHTIEQAKDPENGAVWLAAMSYVESATAQGDDTVVLKLSEPYAYLDGKLAMLPIISDEDDYKPNATYATTGNGSGPYALASLKRGDALTLERNEDYYGEPMKFETITFKVVPEDASRIARLTNGDSHIVPDLPTDQVELVTKRNANAVTVESNVSRLFAYPSMKADRPTSNTDFRLAIAYAVDRQRIVDQVYSGAGRPNSTYLTYGTLHHDEDLGLAFGAEPDLAKAKEHLAASGVELDRKFNIIAVNDPQVTSAATILQSNLKDLGIESTVESQDVAGFYANLVSGDYDLILFDAPASTSTGFAPDYVNGGLNSQAANNFAKFADAEMDDLLDVALTAQGEEAQAEAWRAVQQRDVETQGNIQLVVSQSSQAWSKQLVGYEPSALLWLNTLRDVT; encoded by the coding sequence ATGTTCTTCAATCGGCGCACCCCGCAGTCCGCCGCTCGTCCGACCGGCCGTCTCCGCCTCGGCACCGCCGCCGTCGCCGTACTCGGTCTCGGCGTGCTGACGGCCTGCGGTGGCGGATCCGGTTGCTCCAGCGAGGCCCCGGACAGCACGACGATCAAGGATCTGGTCGTCGACGTCCTCGCCGAGCCGGACTCGCTGGACCCGTTCTACCGCAACACCGCGGAGGCGCAGCGCTACTACCGCCTGGTGTACAGCAGCCTGCTGCAGTGGAACGAGGACGGCACCCTCGCTCCCGACCTCGCCGCCGAGCTGCCCGAGGTGAGCAAGGATCGGCTCACCTGGACGGTCAAGCTGCGCGAGGGGGTCACCTTCCACGACGGCTCCGCGCTGACCGCCGCGGACGTGGTCCACACCATCGAGCAGGCCAAGGACCCGGAGAACGGCGCGGTCTGGCTGGCCGCCATGAGCTACGTCGAGTCGGCCACCGCCCAGGGTGACGACACGGTGGTGCTGAAGCTCAGCGAGCCCTACGCCTACCTGGACGGCAAGCTCGCGATGCTCCCGATCATCTCCGACGAGGACGACTACAAGCCGAACGCGACGTACGCGACCACCGGCAACGGCAGTGGGCCCTACGCGCTGGCCTCGCTCAAGCGCGGCGACGCGCTGACGCTGGAGCGCAACGAGGACTACTACGGCGAGCCGATGAAGTTCGAGACGATCACCTTCAAGGTGGTCCCCGAGGACGCCTCGCGGATCGCGCGGCTGACCAACGGCGACTCCCACATCGTGCCCGACCTGCCCACCGACCAGGTCGAGCTCGTCACCAAGCGCAACGCGAACGCGGTGACGGTGGAGTCGAACGTCTCCCGGCTCTTCGCCTACCCCTCGATGAAGGCCGACCGGCCGACGTCCAACACCGACTTCCGCCTCGCGATCGCGTACGCCGTGGACCGCCAGCGCATCGTCGACCAGGTCTACAGCGGCGCCGGTCGCCCCAACAGCACCTACCTGACCTACGGGACGCTCCACCACGACGAGGACCTCGGGCTGGCGTTCGGCGCCGAGCCGGACCTGGCGAAGGCCAAGGAGCACCTCGCCGCCTCCGGGGTGGAGCTGGACCGCAAGTTCAACATCATCGCGGTCAACGACCCGCAGGTGACCAGTGCGGCGACCATCCTGCAGTCCAACCTCAAGGACCTGGGGATCGAGTCGACCGTGGAGTCCCAGGACGTCGCGGGCTTCTACGCCAACCTGGTCTCGGGCGACTACGACCTGATCCTGTTCGACGCGCCGGCCTCGACCTCGACGGGCTTCGCGCCCGACTACGTCAACGGCGGGCTGAACTCCCAGGCCGCGAACAACTTCGCGAAGTTCGCCGACGCAGAGATGGACGACCTCCTCGACGTGGCGCTGACCGCGCAGGGCGAGGAGGCGCAGGCCGAGGCATGGCGTGCCGTGCAGCAGCGCGACGTGGAGACCCAGGGCAACATCCAGCTCGTGGTCTCCCAGAGCAGCCAGGCCTGGTCCAAGCAGCTGGTCGGCTACGAGCCGTCGGCGCTGCTGTGGCTCAACACGCTGCGTGACGTCACGTAA
- a CDS encoding MFS transporter: MSTAVPRPTGIPATTGRHRPPLVVALMCAIGMGCVMFDQTSLVVAAPTIGADLGAGISGLQWLTAIFPLVAASAMPISGLLGERFGARTTLRAGLLVFATGATIAALAPNLAALLAARVVQGVGAALVLPNGPTLLGGNVDLAHRARSVSHWMMASSTGLLLGPLLGGTLAEAYGWRATFAAVVPAALLAVVVTGRLDNTARREAGRLDLAGLATACATLALLSWALIATGRGTAGAGPLLAAYAGTAVLVWVFVRVERRAERPVLDLALFASPRIRAVLLACLGYNAVINGAAFLLSVHLQDTRGLSVTAAGLLLLVANAGMPIAGLLVNVLRPFLSSPTLMGGSLLVLAAAYLAMALGGDLPVGALVVPLVLIGIGCGVLYSLDTSALLDAAQGHQSAPAMASVALMRQIGTVLGIAALASAGQVAVSAGVTEDGELVAFLLSALVLTALGVWLRRRLLAA; the protein is encoded by the coding sequence GTGAGCACTGCCGTCCCCCGCCCGACCGGCATCCCGGCGACGACGGGCCGGCACCGCCCACCGCTCGTGGTGGCGCTGATGTGCGCGATCGGCATGGGCTGCGTGATGTTCGACCAGACCTCGCTGGTGGTCGCCGCGCCGACGATCGGCGCCGACCTCGGCGCCGGGATCAGCGGCCTGCAGTGGCTGACCGCGATCTTCCCGCTGGTCGCCGCGAGCGCGATGCCGATCAGCGGGCTGCTCGGCGAGCGCTTCGGCGCTCGGACCACGCTGCGCGCCGGGCTGCTGGTGTTCGCCACCGGCGCCACGATCGCCGCGCTCGCCCCGAACCTCGCGGCGCTGCTCGCGGCGCGCGTCGTCCAGGGCGTGGGCGCGGCGCTGGTGCTGCCCAACGGCCCCACCCTGCTCGGCGGCAACGTCGACCTGGCCCACCGCGCGCGCAGCGTCAGCCACTGGATGATGGCCAGCTCCACCGGGCTGCTCCTCGGCCCGCTCCTCGGCGGCACCCTGGCCGAGGCCTACGGGTGGCGCGCCACGTTCGCCGCGGTCGTCCCGGCGGCGCTCCTCGCCGTCGTGGTGACCGGGCGCCTGGACAACACCGCGCGGCGCGAGGCCGGGCGCCTCGACCTGGCCGGCCTGGCGACGGCCTGCGCGACGCTCGCGCTGCTGTCCTGGGCCCTGATCGCGACCGGCCGCGGGACCGCCGGCGCGGGACCGCTGCTCGCGGCGTACGCCGGCACCGCCGTGCTGGTCTGGGTCTTCGTGCGGGTGGAGCGCCGTGCCGAGCGTCCGGTGCTCGACCTCGCGCTCTTCGCCTCCCCGCGCATCCGCGCTGTCCTGCTCGCCTGCCTGGGCTACAACGCCGTCATCAACGGGGCGGCGTTCTTGTTGTCGGTGCATCTCCAGGACACCCGCGGACTCAGCGTGACCGCCGCCGGCCTGCTGCTGCTGGTCGCGAACGCCGGCATGCCGATCGCCGGCCTGCTGGTCAACGTGCTGCGCCCGTTCCTCTCCTCCCCGACCCTGATGGGCGGGAGCCTGCTGGTCCTGGCCGCGGCGTACCTGGCGATGGCGCTGGGCGGCGACCTTCCGGTCGGGGCCCTGGTGGTGCCGCTGGTGCTCATCGGGATCGGCTGCGGCGTGCTGTACTCCCTCGACACCAGCGCACTGCTGGACGCGGCGCAGGGCCATCAGAGCGCCCCCGCGATGGCCTCGGTGGCGCTGATGCGCCAGATCGGCACGGTGCTGGGCATCGCCGCCCTCGCCTCGGCCGGCCAGGTCGCCGTCTCGGCCGGCGTCACCGAGGACGGCGAGCTGGTCGCATTCCTGCTCTCGGCTCTCGTCCTGACGGCCCTGGGCGTCTGGCTGCGCCGCCGACTGCTCGCCGCCTGA
- a CDS encoding VOC family protein, translated as MSLQYLQEVVVASADVAAATRFHREAFDLEVLEEVDGSVLLGVPGAPAGRLRLVPAQGAPADATSPEVWDLGARLLGIYSRDLDATAAAMARAGGAPRRPVTYPYGEASLSELVGRGPDGVWWTIPLAVTGAHRPSAAYDADSVRRHSELHTAVLVVADHEAAVAFFEVAGFSTLFDGEMSGAPFDELVGMPADAALRLAFMVGPEHQPARLEIMSFTGVPTRDRSTDPVGIRRLVLVADDPAATRDALLAVGAEDVGDGVLRGPVGVEIELVAEGAR; from the coding sequence ATGAGCCTTCAGTACCTGCAGGAGGTGGTGGTCGCCAGCGCCGACGTCGCTGCCGCCACCCGCTTCCACCGCGAGGCCTTCGACCTCGAGGTGCTCGAGGAGGTCGACGGCTCGGTGCTGCTCGGCGTCCCCGGTGCCCCGGCCGGCCGGCTGCGGCTGGTGCCGGCGCAGGGTGCGCCCGCGGACGCCACGAGCCCGGAGGTCTGGGACCTCGGCGCCCGGCTGCTCGGGATCTACTCGCGCGACCTCGACGCCACGGCCGCCGCGATGGCCCGCGCCGGGGGAGCCCCGCGCCGCCCGGTGACCTACCCGTACGGCGAGGCGAGCCTCTCCGAGCTGGTCGGACGGGGCCCGGACGGCGTCTGGTGGACGATCCCGCTGGCCGTGACCGGTGCGCACCGCCCCAGCGCGGCGTACGACGCGGACTCCGTCCGGCGCCACTCCGAGCTGCACACGGCCGTGCTGGTCGTCGCCGACCACGAGGCCGCCGTGGCCTTCTTCGAGGTCGCCGGCTTCAGCACCCTCTTCGACGGTGAGATGTCGGGAGCCCCCTTCGACGAGCTCGTCGGCATGCCGGCCGACGCCGCGCTGCGCCTCGCCTTCATGGTCGGCCCCGAGCACCAGCCGGCCCGCCTGGAGATCATGTCCTTCACCGGCGTCCCGACCCGTGACCGCAGCACCGACCCGGTCGGCATCCGTCGCCTCGTCCTGGTCGCGGACGACCCCGCGGCCACCCGCGACGCGCTGCTCGCGGTCGGCGCCGAGGACGTCGGCGACGGCGTCCTGCGCGGACCCGTCGGCGTCGAGATCGAGCTCGTCGCCGAAGGCGCGCGATGA